The genomic DNA GCCTTCTCCCTCAGCCCCACTTTAGTCAAAGCTTCTAAGGCCCGACGGTCCGCTTCTTGGGCTGGCAGCTTCTTAACTTTCCTCAGGGCCAGAGAGATGTTGTTCTTCGCGGTTAGATGCATAAACAGGTTGAAGCTCTGGAACACCATGTTCATCTGGGCTCGGATGAGATTGATGTCGAGGTTGGGATCGGTTATGTCATGCCCCTCAAAGATTATCCTTCCCGCCGTAGGTTCGTTCAGGCGGTTTAAGCACCTTAAAAGGGTGCTCTTACCGCTTCCGCTCGGGCCTATGATGACTACGACGCTCTGGGGCATTATCTTGATTGAAATTCCTTTCAGCACTTCGTGCCCTTGAAAGGATTTTTTCAGGCCGATGGTCTCGATTATGGGGGTGGTCATCAATCTACCCCCATCATCCCTGGAATGGCCGTCTTCCTTTCTACCTGCCTTAGGATGCGTGAAGTCGTATAGGTGAGGACGAAATAGACCACAGCGATGAAGATGTACACCACAAACGGCTGAAAGGTCTCGGCGATAACGATCTTTCCACGCATGGTCAGCTCATAGACTCCAATTATCATTACTAGCG from Methanomassiliicoccales archaeon includes the following:
- a CDS encoding amino acid ABC transporter ATP-binding protein; its protein translation is MTTPIIETIGLKKSFQGHEVLKGISIKIMPQSVVVIIGPSGSGKSTLLRCLNRLNEPTAGRIIFEGHDITDPNLDINLIRAQMNMVFQSFNLFMHLTAKNNISLALRKVKKLPAQEADRRALEALTKVGLREKADAYPGQLSGGQQQRVAIARALAMQPKVILFDEPTSALDPELIGEVLDVMKRLAQEGMTMVVVTHEMGFAREMADWVFFMDDGLIVEEGPPEEIFVKPKNERTRAFLRRILNEIDNLDPLKPKYDVQGIQ